The following are encoded in a window of Solidesulfovibrio magneticus RS-1 genomic DNA:
- a CDS encoding aspartate carbamoyltransferase catalytic subunit: MNWPHKDLLDVSQLSREDVDVVMRTAASFREINARPVKKVPTLKGKSVVLFFAEPSTRTKTSFDIAGKRLSADTFGLAKSGSSLQKGETLKDTVLTLQAMNPDAIVMRHSSSGAADFVARRVSCAVINAGDGWHAHPTQALLDLFTLREVWGDDLVGKTVTILGDVAHSRVARSNIRLLTMLGVTVRLCAPRTLLPKDARALGAKVFHELEPALDSADAVMCLRLQLERQEAGLLPDLREYARRFCLTKARLKNAAPDVKVLHPGPINRGVEIASDLADAGNSLILDQVASGVAVRMAILYLHITRKEKGETA, from the coding sequence ATGAACTGGCCCCACAAGGATCTTCTCGACGTCTCGCAACTCTCCCGGGAAGACGTGGACGTGGTCATGCGCACCGCCGCCTCCTTCCGGGAAATAAACGCCCGACCCGTCAAGAAAGTGCCCACCCTCAAAGGCAAAAGCGTCGTGCTGTTTTTCGCCGAGCCGAGCACCCGCACCAAGACCTCTTTCGACATCGCCGGCAAACGCCTCTCGGCCGACACCTTCGGCCTGGCCAAGTCCGGCAGTTCCTTGCAAAAGGGCGAAACCCTCAAGGACACCGTGCTCACGCTCCAGGCCATGAACCCCGACGCCATCGTCATGCGCCATTCGAGTTCCGGCGCGGCCGATTTCGTGGCCAGGCGGGTGTCCTGCGCCGTGATTAACGCCGGCGACGGCTGGCACGCCCACCCCACCCAGGCCTTGCTTGATCTTTTCACCCTGCGCGAAGTCTGGGGCGACGACCTCGTCGGCAAGACCGTGACCATCCTTGGCGACGTAGCCCATTCCCGGGTCGCCCGGTCCAATATTCGCCTGCTCACCATGCTCGGCGTCACCGTGCGCCTATGCGCCCCGCGCACCTTGCTCCCCAAGGACGCCCGGGCCCTGGGCGCCAAGGTCTTTCACGAGCTGGAACCGGCCCTGGACAGCGCCGACGCCGTCATGTGCCTGCGCCTGCAGCTCGAACGCCAGGAAGCCGGGCTGTTGCCCGATCTGCGTGAATACGCCCGCCGCTTTTGCCTGACCAAGGCGCGCCTGAAAAACGCCGCCCCGGACGTCAAGGTGCTGCACCCCGGCCCCATCAACCGGGGCGTGGAAATCGCCTCGGACCTGGCCGACGCCGGCAATTCGCTTATCCTGGACCAAGTGGCCTCGGGCGTGGCCGTGCGCATGGCGATCCTGTATCTCCACATCACCCGCAAGGAAAAAGGGGAAACCGCATGA